The following proteins are co-located in the Bacteroidales bacterium genome:
- a CDS encoding PQQ-binding-like beta-propeller repeat protein: MQNTKQILSILVFILTIQLSSAQQSDWPMWRYDAGRTASTPEQLADKLYLQWQVKYSPRVPVWDDPLNQNLMQFDRIFEPIVADNKIFLGFNDQDKIIALDINTGKEIWHYYADGPVRMPLAANKGKIYFTSDDGNCYCVDGNSGSLIWKLSLAPGVNKLLGNKRLISMWPARGGIVIKDNILYTAASIFPLMGTFIYAIDTETGAIVWKNEGTGSSYTLQPHKSPAFANVAPQGVFTISGNRLLVAGGRSVPAAFDLKTGEELYYQLAESGKTGGAFTCGNEKVFFNHHRERMTYMYDSNTGNKLKSDAGEYPVLDGNNIYFSGKKVTASLLDSKNKLETIWKSDYSAANDLIKAGDCLYAADSTGITAIKISDNKPAKLWSIPTSMKIERLVAANGKLIAVSEQGDILVYGSTPVSEVTTIMKPVQELTVKQSVAENIVSSAGVTTGYSVLFGTRDLELLKGLLSSTSLTIIAYDNDPERITYLREYFDNMGVKADRLSFLLSDGSFPLLPKYFSSLTIINDLSYLNDFDTDVLKSVYECTRPYDGKIWMKTNRRSQKQLTARLSQLDLYGAEQTSGSGYSLITRTGSLEGVDEWTHNYGDISNTLKSDDERVKAPLGILWFGGNSNMDVLPRHGHGPGEQVIDGRLIIQGMNSISARDVYTGRVFWEREFEKLMDDTWLVYYDESYDEENPLDPKYNQEHLAGSNARGTNFIATKEYVYVIEGAVCHLIDIKTGALVKDFTTGDAGTQKLGYIGVYNDYLILGNNFTDFPEIRDPDEKTADKRMSNFDVTASNELIILNRFTGEKLWNIKANHGFIHNSVICGDDMLFCLDKLPQNLETKLKRRGEIIPAGSRLVAVDIKTGKIIKEETTDIFGTWLGYSSQHKYLLQATRPSRDMLTGETGNRMIVYEAGTMKKVWDKPIKYANPPILHNDNIYTEGEGFSLLTGDPIFEKDLLTGEEKKWSYKREYGCGIVVASEYLLTFRSASAGFINLETMEGTGSLGGWKASCSTNLIVADGVLNSPDYTRTCQCPYQNQTSLALVNMPWMTYWANSNYKWSGKQIKKLGLNMNAPGDRTSDSKVLWIEYPFVAGASPEIPVKLDTVNYFTIRKEPVSVYSESTPWISASAIGGVRSMEITLSKEKDTPQTTYRINLYFSELEEKKEGERVFNVAIQGNKVLENFDIISQTGKMNREIVRKFTGIQAGSTLKIEMEPVKGNTILSGIELVEEKAAVIPISAR; this comes from the coding sequence ATGCAAAATACTAAGCAGATTCTTTCGATTTTAGTTTTCATTTTAACTATTCAATTATCATCTGCCCAGCAAAGCGACTGGCCGATGTGGAGATACGATGCAGGACGTACGGCTTCAACTCCTGAACAGCTGGCTGATAAACTATACCTTCAGTGGCAGGTTAAGTATTCTCCGCGTGTTCCCGTGTGGGACGATCCGCTTAATCAGAACCTGATGCAGTTCGACAGGATATTTGAACCCATTGTGGCTGATAATAAGATATTCCTTGGTTTCAACGATCAGGATAAGATAATTGCCCTCGATATAAATACCGGAAAGGAGATCTGGCATTATTATGCCGACGGACCAGTAAGAATGCCATTGGCTGCAAATAAGGGAAAGATCTATTTTACAAGTGATGATGGAAATTGCTATTGTGTCGACGGGAACAGCGGCTCACTCATCTGGAAATTATCTCTTGCCCCAGGTGTTAATAAACTTCTTGGAAATAAGAGACTTATATCTATGTGGCCTGCCCGCGGAGGCATTGTAATTAAAGATAACATTCTCTATACCGCAGCAAGTATCTTCCCTTTAATGGGAACTTTTATTTATGCAATTGACACAGAAACAGGTGCTATTGTCTGGAAGAATGAAGGTACCGGCAGCAGTTATACTCTTCAGCCTCATAAATCTCCGGCCTTTGCCAATGTGGCACCTCAGGGAGTTTTCACAATAAGCGGTAACAGATTGCTTGTTGCCGGCGGACGGTCAGTTCCCGCTGCTTTTGACCTTAAGACGGGAGAAGAACTCTATTACCAGCTTGCTGAAAGTGGAAAGACAGGCGGAGCTTTTACATGCGGTAATGAGAAGGTGTTTTTTAATCATCACAGGGAACGTATGACTTACATGTACGATTCCAACACAGGTAATAAACTTAAATCTGATGCCGGTGAATATCCCGTTCTCGATGGCAATAACATCTATTTCTCCGGTAAAAAAGTCACTGCATCTCTGCTCGATAGTAAGAACAAACTCGAGACTATCTGGAAAAGCGATTATTCGGCAGCAAATGATCTCATCAAGGCTGGTGATTGCCTTTATGCAGCCGATAGCACTGGTATTACCGCAATTAAAATTTCTGATAATAAGCCCGCAAAACTTTGGAGTATCCCAACCAGCATGAAAATTGAACGGCTTGTTGCTGCAAACGGTAAACTTATTGCTGTTTCGGAACAGGGTGATATACTGGTATATGGAAGCACCCCTGTTTCAGAAGTAACGACAATTATGAAACCGGTTCAGGAATTGACTGTTAAACAATCTGTAGCTGAGAATATTGTAAGCTCAGCAGGGGTAACAACAGGATATTCAGTACTATTCGGAACCAGGGATCTTGAATTGCTTAAAGGACTGCTATCTTCTACTTCACTTACAATAATAGCCTATGATAACGATCCTGAAAGGATAACCTACCTGAGGGAGTACTTTGATAACATGGGTGTTAAAGCCGACAGGCTGAGCTTCCTTTTGTCAGACGGGAGTTTTCCACTTCTTCCAAAATACTTTTCATCTCTCACAATAATAAATGATCTGAGCTATCTTAATGATTTCGACACCGATGTACTTAAGAGTGTTTATGAATGCACAAGACCATACGATGGCAAGATCTGGATGAAAACCAACCGTCGTTCCCAGAAACAGCTAACTGCCAGATTATCTCAACTTGATCTTTATGGTGCCGAACAAACCAGTGGAAGCGGATACTCGCTTATAACAAGAACCGGCTCACTTGAAGGCGTGGATGAGTGGACACATAACTATGGAGATATTTCCAATACTCTTAAATCAGATGATGAACGAGTTAAGGCACCTCTCGGAATACTCTGGTTTGGAGGCAATTCAAATATGGATGTTCTTCCACGGCATGGTCATGGTCCCGGTGAACAGGTTATTGATGGCCGTCTCATTATACAGGGAATGAATAGTATAAGTGCCAGGGATGTTTATACAGGAAGGGTCTTCTGGGAACGTGAATTTGAAAAACTAATGGACGATACCTGGCTGGTATATTATGATGAATCCTATGATGAGGAGAATCCTCTCGACCCGAAATATAACCAGGAACATCTGGCAGGTTCAAATGCCCGTGGAACAAACTTCATTGCAACAAAGGAGTATGTCTATGTTATTGAAGGTGCAGTGTGTCATCTTATTGATATTAAGACCGGTGCACTGGTAAAAGACTTTACAACCGGTGATGCAGGTACTCAGAAGCTGGGATATATAGGAGTTTACAATGATTATCTTATCCTTGGGAACAACTTTACTGACTTCCCTGAAATACGTGATCCCGACGAAAAGACCGCTGATAAGAGAATGAGCAATTTTGATGTCACAGCCAGTAACGAGCTTATCATCCTCAATAGATTCACAGGTGAGAAACTATGGAATATCAAGGCTAATCATGGCTTTATTCACAATTCTGTTATTTGTGGCGATGACATGCTTTTCTGTCTGGATAAATTACCCCAGAACCTTGAGACCAAGCTTAAAAGAAGAGGAGAGATAATTCCGGCAGGCTCGAGACTTGTGGCTGTAGATATTAAAACAGGCAAAATTATAAAAGAGGAGACAACTGATATTTTCGGAACATGGCTGGGCTACTCTTCTCAGCATAAGTATCTTCTCCAGGCTACACGTCCTTCGCGCGATATGCTTACCGGAGAGACGGGTAACAGGATGATTGTCTATGAAGCCGGAACTATGAAGAAAGTCTGGGATAAGCCTATTAAATATGCAAATCCGCCAATTCTCCATAATGATAATATCTATACAGAAGGTGAAGGATTCAGCCTCCTTACCGGCGATCCGATATTTGAGAAGGATCTTCTGACAGGTGAAGAGAAAAAGTGGAGTTATAAGCGTGAGTATGGCTGCGGGATAGTTGTTGCCAGCGAATATCTTCTGACATTCAGGTCGGCTTCTGCAGGATTTATCAACCTTGAAACGATGGAAGGCACCGGAAGTCTTGGCGGCTGGAAGGCGAGTTGTTCTACAAACCTTATTGTAGCCGACGGAGTTCTCAACTCTCCTGATTATACCCGTACCTGCCAGTGCCCGTATCAGAACCAGACCTCACTGGCACTCGTTAATATGCCATGGATGACATACTGGGCCAACAGTAATTATAAATGGAGCGGCAAACAGATTAAAAAGCTGGGATTGAACATGAATGCACCAGGTGACCGTACCTCCGACAGTAAAGTCCTTTGGATTGAATACCCTTTTGTTGCAGGTGCCTCGCCTGAGATCCCGGTTAAACTCGATACTGTTAATTATTTCACAATAAGAAAAGAACCTGTCTCAGTATATTCTGAATCCACACCATGGATTAGTGCCAGTGCTATTGGCGGAGTCAGGTCGATGGAAATCACTCTTTCGAAAGAAAAAGATACCCCACAGACGACATACAGAATTAATCTGTATTTTTCGGAGCTTGAAGAGAAGAAGGAAGGCGAGAGGGTGTTTAACGTTGCAATTCAGGGAAATAAGGTTCTTGAGAACTTCGATATTATTTCCCAGACAGGCAAAATGAACAGGGAAATAGTAAGAAAATTCACCGGAATACAGGCAGGCAGCACACTTAAAATTGAGATGGAGCCGGTTAAGGGAAATACAATTCTTTCGGGGATTGAACTTGTTGAGGAAAAAGCAGCAGTAATTCCGATAAGTGCAAGATGA
- a CDS encoding RagB/SusD family nutrient uptake outer membrane protein: protein MKIKSIYKIAAFSLIIFSLGVIGCQKDILDENPPHLITTETLYTSVAGFDAGLNGLYSLVRMEREGGNGARLEIFMNGTDNLTPNSDSKDIGNWGEIPRFWGDRLNAQDVAVRNHFRWLYSVVNAANTIITQAERKDVNWIGTGGTAEENKNRIIAEARAIRAWAYRHLSGSWGDVPLSLEEAKGSTIKTDWVRTPVEEVRRQILSDLLFAEKHIPVERTWRGRLTKGAVQHYVSEMYLYFNKPDSALYWADKVISTPQYKLITARYGVKKSLPGVAVHDMWIEGNENRDQGNTEALWVFQFALNTLGGGSSSGGWRRIHASRYADMVVKGVRPLRNTYERGGRGATRMSLTNWAISIYEPQDERASPYAMRKYFILNDATKNAPYPADRLPAGYNYGDTIWCDWGKTVGVNEISPTNRINVRRPFMRKVEGADPNNPDSDGGQFNDQVYLRLAETYLLKAEAQFLLGDLPGAAVTLNAIRTRSKATPITAAQVNIDFILDERSRELVAEEHRRYTLIRTGKLIERARKYNFNGGQLITERDQLYPIPQEVIDANLTGVMPQNPGFN, encoded by the coding sequence ATGAAAATTAAATCAATATATAAGATTGCAGCTTTCTCCTTAATTATTTTTTCTTTAGGAGTAATTGGTTGCCAAAAGGACATACTTGATGAAAACCCACCTCATCTTATTACAACTGAGACTTTATATACTAGTGTAGCAGGTTTTGATGCAGGATTAAATGGACTTTATTCGCTTGTGAGAATGGAACGGGAGGGAGGAAATGGTGCAAGGCTTGAGATTTTTATGAATGGTACCGATAATCTAACTCCAAATTCCGATTCAAAAGATATTGGTAACTGGGGTGAAATTCCAAGATTTTGGGGAGACCGACTGAACGCTCAGGATGTGGCAGTAAGAAATCATTTCAGGTGGCTATACTCTGTTGTGAATGCCGCTAACACAATTATAACCCAGGCAGAAAGAAAAGATGTTAACTGGATAGGAACTGGTGGTACTGCTGAAGAGAATAAAAACAGAATTATTGCTGAAGCAAGAGCAATAAGAGCTTGGGCTTATAGGCATTTAAGCGGATCATGGGGAGATGTTCCTCTAAGTCTTGAAGAAGCAAAAGGTTCAACCATAAAGACAGACTGGGTAAGAACACCAGTAGAGGAAGTTAGAAGACAAATTCTTTCAGATCTGCTTTTCGCTGAGAAACATATACCTGTGGAACGCACTTGGAGGGGACGACTTACTAAGGGTGCTGTTCAGCATTATGTATCTGAAATGTATCTTTATTTTAATAAACCGGACAGTGCTCTCTATTGGGCAGATAAGGTAATTAGTACTCCACAATATAAGCTTATTACTGCAAGGTATGGTGTTAAAAAAAGCCTGCCAGGGGTGGCTGTCCATGACATGTGGATTGAAGGAAATGAAAACAGGGATCAGGGAAATACTGAAGCTTTATGGGTTTTCCAGTTTGCACTAAATACTCTTGGCGGAGGAAGTTCAAGCGGTGGTTGGAGGCGTATTCATGCGAGTAGATATGCTGATATGGTGGTCAAAGGAGTCAGACCACTTAGAAATACTTATGAGAGGGGTGGTAGAGGCGCAACAAGAATGTCACTAACAAATTGGGCAATAAGTATATACGAACCTCAAGATGAACGTGCTTCCCCATATGCTATGAGAAAGTATTTTATACTTAATGATGCAACAAAAAATGCTCCGTATCCTGCTGACAGACTACCTGCAGGTTATAATTATGGAGACACTATCTGGTGTGATTGGGGTAAAACAGTTGGAGTAAACGAGATTTCTCCAACTAACAGGATAAATGTCCGCCGTCCATTTATGAGAAAAGTAGAAGGGGCTGACCCTAATAATCCTGATTCAGATGGAGGACAGTTCAATGATCAGGTTTATCTTCGCTTAGCAGAAACATATCTCCTTAAAGCGGAAGCTCAGTTCCTTCTTGGTGATTTACCTGGAGCCGCAGTAACCCTTAATGCTATTAGAACTCGATCGAAAGCGACTCCTATTACGGCTGCACAGGTTAATATCGATTTTATTCTTGATGAAAGATCAAGAGAATTGGTAGCTGAAGAACATCGGAGATATACGCTGATAAGGACAGGGAAACTGATTGAAAGGGCCAGAAAGTATAATTTCAATGGTGGCCAACTAATAACAGAAAGGGATCAGCTTTATCCTATCCCTCAGGAAGTTATCGATGCTAACCTTACCGGCGTAATGCCTCAGAATCCAGGTTTTAATTAA
- a CDS encoding TonB-dependent receptor, with product MKNLLFSCSPHRRMYKILLFMKLTIILMLIFTLNLSATGFGQISLKEKGKSVKEILGILEKETNYRFFYNDDLKSIDNLVDIQVEDANIDKVLDELFKSTEFDYKLMDNNLIVIMLKEEVPQQIITGKVTDASTGEGLIGVSIVLKGTTIGVNSDINGNYSISAPAPDATLLFSFIGYSSQEVLVSGRSKIDISLELDVTTLEEVVVVGYGTQKKSDITGTVTSLPKGRLENVPNINIAQAIQGSVPGIMIQQSSAGAAPSEVIMIRGRNSILADNSPLIIVDGIPYGGQIRDISTNDVQSIEILKDASAAAIYGSRGSNGVILITTKSGTVGKTTLTYDGYYSVQKFSELPEIMTGEEFYNFKQARFPGQISLSEQAVFDAGKGVNWLDLGLRKGASQQHNLSASGGFQNTKFYIAGSLLDVKGIAVNDDYKRITSRVNVDTKIKDWLTIGTRTQFSFDDRSGSGPSMSGLLWTNPLSTPYDENGDLTVYPWPEDLTVSNPLQGLLYDNIDKSYQILTNNFVLIDFPFIKGLSYRINSGIRLRFTDSNTYRGRNTASGLGALGSADTDRSLYNNTVLENIFSYNREFGLHNIFATALYSYEGNSNSSNTLFASSFPHDFLKIYSAAQAELIQPGFTFNDTKLISQMVRLNYSYSSRYLLTVTGRRDGYSGFGAQKKWGFFPSVAMGWNLSSEPFFPWKDLFNKVKIRASWGLNGNQAVGAYESISRLGSEDMVDGKATAAGYVPSRLGQDELGWETSSTLNGGIDFGILKDRISGEINFYNTTTSDLLLNRTISPVHGINSITQNIGKTQNLGFEFSINSKNIDRGGFQWVTSGNIAYLRNKIISLYGIVDENGKEVDDIVNSWFIGKPIRVIYDFEWVGTWQTEESAEAAAWGSQPGFVKLKDVNGDGKLTADDKQIIGQQDPKLLWGLTNSFTYKQFKFDIFIHGVQGITKNLFPLMTDLETFSVIRRNTTKKDWWTPDNPTNEFVMNNLQAEYMAGIRGYVYDPASFIRLKDVSVSYDFPTKITEKAGLSKLKVYFTGRNLLTFTEWRGLDPELSNQEAIPLQKEYVFGLSFGF from the coding sequence ATGAAAAATTTATTGTTTTCTTGTTCTCCACATCGGAGAATGTACAAAATCCTCTTATTTATGAAACTGACAATTATTCTTATGCTGATATTCACACTGAATCTTTCAGCAACTGGATTTGGGCAGATTTCCCTGAAAGAAAAGGGTAAATCTGTAAAAGAGATCCTGGGAATTCTTGAAAAGGAGACTAATTATCGATTTTTCTATAACGATGATCTGAAGTCGATCGATAATCTTGTTGATATTCAAGTTGAAGACGCAAATATTGATAAGGTTCTTGATGAGCTTTTTAAATCAACTGAGTTTGATTACAAATTAATGGACAATAACCTGATTGTTATTATGTTGAAGGAAGAGGTCCCTCAGCAGATAATAACAGGTAAAGTTACTGATGCATCTACAGGCGAGGGCCTTATAGGTGTCAGTATCGTTCTTAAAGGGACAACTATAGGAGTAAATTCGGATATAAATGGTAATTACTCTATTAGTGCGCCTGCACCCGATGCTACATTACTATTCTCATTTATTGGTTATTCATCTCAGGAAGTGCTGGTATCGGGAAGATCAAAAATAGATATCAGCCTGGAGCTCGATGTTACAACCCTTGAAGAAGTTGTAGTTGTTGGATATGGTACACAGAAGAAGAGCGATATTACTGGTACAGTAACTTCTCTGCCAAAAGGTAGACTTGAAAATGTACCTAATATAAATATTGCTCAGGCAATTCAGGGATCAGTTCCGGGAATCATGATCCAGCAGTCATCTGCCGGTGCTGCTCCAAGTGAAGTTATTATGATCAGGGGTAGAAACTCAATTCTTGCTGACAATAGTCCCCTAATTATTGTTGATGGTATTCCATATGGAGGTCAGATTAGAGATATAAGCACTAATGATGTTCAGTCGATTGAAATTTTAAAAGATGCATCGGCAGCCGCTATTTATGGATCAAGAGGTTCAAATGGAGTAATATTAATAACTACTAAAAGTGGAACAGTCGGAAAAACTACACTTACATATGATGGTTATTATTCTGTTCAGAAGTTTTCTGAATTGCCGGAAATAATGACAGGGGAAGAATTCTATAATTTTAAGCAGGCACGTTTTCCGGGCCAGATATCATTGTCAGAGCAGGCCGTTTTTGATGCAGGGAAAGGTGTAAACTGGTTAGATCTTGGATTACGTAAGGGGGCAAGTCAACAACATAATCTTTCTGCTTCAGGTGGATTTCAGAATACAAAATTCTACATCGCAGGTAGTTTGCTGGATGTAAAGGGGATAGCTGTGAATGATGATTATAAGCGTATTACAAGCAGAGTTAATGTTGATACAAAGATAAAAGACTGGTTGACTATTGGTACCAGGACTCAGTTTTCCTTTGATGACAGAAGTGGGTCGGGTCCGAGTATGTCAGGTCTCCTATGGACAAATCCATTAAGTACTCCATATGATGAAAATGGTGATTTAACAGTGTATCCATGGCCTGAAGATTTAACAGTCTCCAATCCTTTGCAGGGATTATTATATGATAATATCGATAAGTCCTATCAGATTCTTACTAATAATTTTGTTCTTATCGATTTTCCTTTTATTAAAGGGTTGAGTTACAGGATCAATTCAGGAATAAGATTACGTTTTACCGATAGTAATACCTACAGGGGTAGAAATACTGCTTCTGGTTTAGGTGCTCTCGGAAGTGCAGATACAGATCGCTCTCTATATAATAATACAGTTCTTGAAAATATTTTCTCATATAACAGAGAATTTGGACTTCATAATATTTTTGCAACTGCATTATATAGTTATGAGGGAAACAGTAACAGTTCGAATACATTATTTGCTTCCAGTTTCCCTCATGATTTTCTTAAGATTTACTCAGCTGCTCAGGCTGAACTTATTCAGCCAGGTTTTACTTTTAATGACACCAAATTGATTTCACAGATGGTCCGCCTGAATTATTCCTATAGTAGTCGTTATCTTCTTACAGTGACTGGGAGGAGAGATGGATATTCTGGATTCGGAGCACAGAAGAAATGGGGTTTCTTTCCATCCGTTGCTATGGGTTGGAATCTTTCAAGTGAACCATTTTTTCCCTGGAAGGACCTGTTTAACAAAGTAAAAATCAGAGCCTCCTGGGGGTTAAATGGTAACCAGGCAGTAGGTGCTTACGAATCTATTTCAAGATTAGGTTCAGAAGACATGGTGGATGGCAAAGCCACGGCAGCAGGATACGTACCCAGCAGGTTGGGTCAGGATGAACTTGGATGGGAAACATCTAGTACCCTAAACGGAGGAATTGACTTTGGAATACTTAAAGATCGTATCTCAGGAGAAATAAACTTCTATAATACCACCACTTCAGATCTTCTTCTGAACAGGACAATATCTCCTGTTCATGGAATAAACTCAATAACTCAGAACATTGGTAAAACACAGAACTTGGGATTCGAATTTTCAATCAATTCAAAAAATATTGATAGAGGTGGTTTTCAATGGGTTACATCTGGAAATATTGCCTATCTGAGAAATAAAATTATCTCACTTTATGGAATTGTAGACGAGAATGGCAAAGAAGTGGATGATATTGTAAATAGCTGGTTTATTGGTAAACCTATCAGAGTTATATATGATTTTGAATGGGTTGGAACATGGCAAACTGAAGAATCAGCAGAGGCTGCAGCATGGGGCTCACAGCCGGGATTTGTTAAACTAAAGGATGTTAACGGTGATGGTAAACTTACTGCTGATGATAAACAGATTATTGGCCAGCAGGATCCAAAATTACTTTGGGGCTTGACCAACTCCTTTACATACAAGCAATTCAAATTTGATATATTTATTCATGGCGTACAGGGTATTACCAAGAATCTCTTCCCGCTAATGACTGACCTTGAAACATTCTCAGTAATCAGAAGAAATACTACCAAAAAAGACTGGTGGACACCTGATAATCCTACCAACGAATTTGTCATGAACAATTTGCAGGCAGAATACATGGCAGGGATTAGAGGATATGTTTATGATCCGGCAAGCTTTATTAGGTTAAAAGATGTTTCTGTTTCTTATGATTTCCCCACAAAAATTACTGAAAAAGCTGGTTTGTCCAAACTGAAAGTATATTTTACGGGAAGAAACCTGCTTACCTTCACTGAATGGCGTGGACTGGATCCTGAGTTAAGTAACCAGGAGGCTATTCCTTTGCAAAAAGAATATGTTTTTGGTTTAAGTTTTGGTTTTTAA
- a CDS encoding FecR family protein, with protein sequence MKTNTDLDSLLKKILDGNSTAEEKLQFYDLIQSPDNERLIKEILYKQLTEFNEDYSDSGNSQDFDRIYNSILNEIEQKNRPREKSLSSGKEIKLRRKIINTLTIAAISAAAFFLGSLYSRTQVNKSTDIVSVISFSEIKAPYGSNSEILLPDSTKVILNAGSSIRYSSNFNVTNRDLVLVGEALFKVAKNLDIPLNVNAGDINVKAVGTEFNIKAYDDESIIETTLIEGKVEISQLLNVDDKSQFIDLIPNQKAIYIKETESFNLEKIRNLDSLDAKPVRTLYENILISPKVDVSQVVAWTKGRLVIRGESLDNLCIELQRKYDVSIVFSDEKIKKYRFTGVLMDETLEQVLNVIKLTAPIEYSLKGKTVYMSSDTEQLNDYSKHLR encoded by the coding sequence GTGAAAACTAATACTGATCTTGATAGTCTTTTAAAGAAGATTCTCGATGGGAATTCAACAGCAGAAGAAAAGCTTCAGTTCTATGATTTAATACAATCACCAGATAATGAAAGATTAATAAAGGAAATCCTTTACAAACAACTGACTGAATTCAATGAAGACTATTCAGATTCCGGGAACAGTCAGGATTTTGATCGTATTTATAATAGTATACTGAACGAGATAGAACAGAAAAATCGTCCCCGGGAAAAGAGTTTGAGTTCAGGAAAGGAAATTAAACTCAGGCGGAAAATTATAAATACACTTACTATTGCAGCTATATCTGCCGCTGCTTTTTTTCTCGGCAGTCTATACTCCCGAACTCAGGTTAATAAATCTACTGATATAGTTAGTGTAATCAGCTTTTCTGAAATAAAAGCTCCTTATGGCTCTAATTCTGAGATTCTTCTTCCTGACAGTACTAAAGTAATTCTGAATGCCGGAAGTTCGATTAGATACAGCAGTAATTTTAATGTTACCAACAGAGACCTTGTTCTGGTAGGGGAGGCATTATTTAAGGTTGCTAAAAACCTGGATATCCCTTTGAATGTGAATGCGGGTGATATTAATGTAAAAGCTGTTGGCACCGAGTTTAATATAAAGGCATATGATGATGAGAGCATAATTGAAACAACTCTTATCGAAGGAAAAGTAGAAATCTCACAGCTATTAAATGTGGATGACAAGAGCCAGTTTATAGATCTTATACCAAACCAAAAAGCAATATATATTAAGGAAACTGAAAGCTTTAATCTTGAAAAGATTAGAAATCTGGATTCGCTGGATGCCAAGCCTGTAAGGACTCTATATGAAAATATATTAATATCACCTAAAGTTGATGTAAGTCAGGTAGTTGCCTGGACAAAAGGAAGACTGGTTATCAGAGGTGAAAGTCTTGATAATCTGTGTATTGAACTTCAGAGGAAATATGATGTTTCTATTGTTTTTAGTGATGAAAAGATAAAGAAGTATCGATTTACCGGAGTCCTTATGGATGAGACTCTCGAACAAGTGCTAAATGTGATAAAACTTACTGCTCCAATTGAGTATTCGCTGAAAGGCAAAACTGTTTATATGAGTTCAGATACAGAACAATTGAATGATTACTCCAAGCATCTTAGATAA
- a CDS encoding RNA polymerase sigma-70 factor — MSTDTIVDSILTFRLRNGSLEAFEKLYNKYKNKLYLFSLKYLDDSVDAEETVQIVFVSLWENRRNLDERLSVKSFLYKATINHIYNIFKKRAVHLRYVNHELLQPEKTANQTYEQIYSTELEKKIDRIISSLPAQQQKIMNFSRFDGLSNEEIAQKLDLSVRTVENQLYRATKILREHLKPEISA; from the coding sequence TTGAGCACTGATACAATTGTTGACAGCATCCTGACATTCAGGTTAAGGAATGGAAGTCTTGAGGCTTTTGAGAAGTTGTATAACAAGTATAAGAACAAACTTTATCTTTTTTCATTAAAGTACCTTGATGATTCTGTTGATGCAGAGGAAACAGTTCAGATAGTTTTTGTTAGCCTTTGGGAGAATCGCAGAAACCTTGATGAGAGACTATCTGTGAAAAGTTTTCTCTATAAAGCTACAATTAACCATATTTATAATATTTTTAAAAAAAGGGCAGTTCATCTCAGATATGTAAATCATGAATTGCTGCAGCCGGAAAAAACTGCAAACCAGACTTATGAGCAGATATATTCAACAGAACTTGAAAAAAAAATTGATAGAATAATTTCAAGTCTTCCTGCCCAGCAACAGAAAATCATGAATTTCAGTCGTTTTGATGGATTATCAAATGAAGAAATTGCTCAAAAATTAGATCTGTCTGTACGGACTGTTGAAAACCAGTTATACAGAGCAACTAAAATATTGAGAGAACATCTTAAACCGGAAATAAGTGCATAG